From Ardenticatenales bacterium, one genomic window encodes:
- a CDS encoding type II toxin-antitoxin system VapC family toxin, with the protein MAVNDILLDTNAYTAFKQGHPDAVEIVQRATRLALCSIVLGELLAGFAIGSREAKNQAELRQFLRSERVHILTVDEGTAAFYAAVYRGLRVKGHPIPTNDMWIAAAALQHGWPLYSYDGHFQYVDGLTVGAKPSELLLS; encoded by the coding sequence ATGGCCGTAAACGACATCTTGCTTGATACGAATGCTTATACGGCTTTCAAGCAAGGACATCCCGATGCTGTAGAGATTGTGCAGAGGGCAACCCGCCTTGCCCTTTGCAGCATTGTTCTGGGCGAACTGCTCGCTGGTTTTGCCATCGGCTCACGCGAAGCGAAAAACCAGGCAGAACTGCGGCAATTTCTGCGGTCAGAGCGCGTTCATATCCTGACAGTGGATGAAGGAACTGCAGCTTTTTATGCGGCTGTGTATCGTGGCTTACGCGTCAAAGGTCACCCTATTCCCACAAATGACATGTGGATCGCTGCCGCCGCACTCCAGCACGGCTGGCCTCTCTATAGTTACGATGGGCACTTTCAGTACGTTGATGGCTTGACGGTTGGGGCAAAGCCGTCAGAACTTTTGCTATCGTAG
- a CDS encoding aldehyde dehydrogenase family protein — MRSEPSGSVWMQDVSKAHRYAQAVQAGTVWVNNYGLFDAAAPFGGYKESGFGREMGKDALELYAQVKTVWVNL, encoded by the coding sequence ATGCGTTCGGAGCCGTCGGGTAGCGTGTGGATGCAGGACGTGAGCAAAGCGCACCGTTATGCGCAGGCGGTCCAGGCGGGCACGGTGTGGGTCAACAACTACGGCCTCTTCGACGCCGCCGCCCCCTTCGGCGGCTACAAGGAAAGTGGCTTTGGCCGCGAAATGGGCAAGGATGCCCTGGAACTGTACGCGCAGGTGAAAACCGTCTGGGTTAACTTATAA
- a CDS encoding DUF4111 domain-containing protein, producing the protein MSNLHADLTPYLEINALLQMLLDEVRAVLAAEFVGLYVHGSLASGDFAPGRSDVDFVVVTKGALPEEVLPALAAMHQRLRVNGGKWAAKMEGSYIPRAALRRHDPAHSHFPALRMDGSFDVDEHGSDWIIQRHILRQHGLALAGPSPRTLIDPVPAESLRQAAWGILDTWWRAKLDDPALLRTTEYQSYAVLTMCRALYTMRHGQVVSKTAAADWARAHLETRWHALIAWALAWPDDDSVDHFADTLAFVAATLQAGDQVR; encoded by the coding sequence ATGTCGAATCTTCACGCGGACCTGACGCCATATTTGGAGATAAATGCGCTGCTGCAAATGCTGCTGGATGAGGTCCGGGCCGTGTTGGCGGCGGAGTTTGTGGGGTTGTATGTGCATGGGTCGCTGGCGAGTGGCGATTTCGCGCCGGGGCGCAGCGACGTGGATTTCGTGGTGGTGACAAAAGGGGCGTTGCCGGAGGAGGTGCTGCCGGCATTGGCGGCCATGCACCAACGTCTGCGCGTCAATGGCGGAAAGTGGGCGGCAAAAATGGAAGGCTCTTACATCCCCCGCGCGGCGCTGCGCCGCCACGATCCCGCCCACAGCCACTTCCCCGCGCTGCGCATGGATGGCAGTTTCGATGTAGACGAACATGGCAGCGACTGGATCATCCAGCGCCACATTCTGCGCCAGCATGGCCTTGCCCTGGCGGGGCCGTCGCCACGAACGTTGATTGATCCCGTGCCGGCAGAATCGCTGCGCCAGGCTGCCTGGGGAATTCTGGATACCTGGTGGCGGGCCAAACTGGACGACCCCGCCTTGCTGCGCACCACCGAATACCAATCCTACGCTGTGCTGACCATGTGCCGCGCCTTGTACACCATGCGGCACGGGCAGGTTGTCTCCAAAACGGCCGCCGCGGATTGGGCGCGGGCGCACCTGGAAACCCGCTGGCACGCGCTCATTGCCTGGGCCTTGGCCTGGCCAGACGACGACTCGGTGGACCATTTTGCGGACACGCTGGCCTTCGTCGCCGCGACGCTCCAGGCGGGCGACCAAGTGCGCTAG
- a CDS encoding NUDIX domain-containing protein, with translation MKDGFCSYCGERFVDQQWPRRCGNCDNLTFRNPIPVVVVLLPAFSGLVVVRRGVMPHAGKLALPGGYIEWGETWQQAAARELAEETRITLDPDAIQPFQVHSAPDGTLLIFGLAAPWRGPLPPFTPTPESPERLIMMAPTELAFPLHTQVMRAYFAGMPASPSP, from the coding sequence ATGAAGGATGGGTTCTGCTCGTACTGCGGGGAGCGTTTTGTGGACCAGCAATGGCCGCGACGGTGTGGGAATTGCGACAATCTGACTTTCCGCAATCCGATTCCGGTGGTGGTGGTGCTGCTGCCGGCATTTTCCGGACTGGTGGTGGTGCGGCGGGGGGTGATGCCCCATGCCGGCAAACTCGCCCTCCCCGGCGGCTACATAGAATGGGGTGAAACCTGGCAACAAGCCGCCGCGCGCGAACTGGCCGAAGAGACGCGCATCACGCTTGATCCGGACGCGATCCAACCCTTCCAGGTCCACAGCGCCCCCGACGGCACGCTCCTGATCTTTGGCCTGGCCGCTCCCTGGCGCGGTCCCCTGCCCCCCTTCACGCCCACGCCCGAATCCCCGGAACGCCTGATCATGATGGCGCCCACGGAGCTGGCGTTCCCCTTGCACACACAGGTCATGCGCGCCTACTTTGCAGGAATGCCGGCATCCCCCTCACCCTGA
- a CDS encoding long-chain fatty acid--CoA ligase — protein MIPPSTEKPWLKQYDPGVPQHLDIPDHTIQDFLTQAAQNHPDKPAMIFKGTRINYRQFDQLTDAAAAALVANGFKKGDRAVVYMPNSPQFLIAYFGTLKAGGIVIATNPLYTERELTHQLADCGAETVFVLSRFYPLLKQVQKAGHTQVKRIIVSNIKEYLPVHLRLLYTLAKEKKEGDRVALEPGDMTLPDFLAAGRRAPKPTVKVNANDIALLQYTGGTTGLSKGAVGTHGNVVANVYMAKAWINNLVKPGQEVTLLALPLFHVYGMIGGMHLTIALAGAMVLIPNPREQEDVLGSVQKYRATLFPGVPAMYVAINNNPDVAAGKYDISSIRVCLSGAAPLLMDTKEKFEQLTGATLVEAFGLSEALVATHVNPLQGDVRAGSIGVPLPNVDARIVDPEDGEKVLGPNEVGELVIKSPSVMQGYWQMPTETENTLRDGWLFTGDIARMDDDGYFYIEDRKKDMIIAGGYNIYPREVEEVLMNHPAVKEVAVAGIKDPRRGETVKAWIVKNEGDATTEQEIVEWSKGQLAAYKYPRMVEFRDELPKSAALKVLKRELVRQHQEKVTA, from the coding sequence ATGATCCCACCGAGTACTGAAAAACCCTGGTTGAAGCAGTACGATCCGGGTGTTCCACAGCACCTGGACATCCCCGACCACACCATCCAGGATTTTTTGACCCAGGCCGCGCAAAACCACCCCGACAAACCGGCTATGATCTTCAAGGGGACCCGGATCAACTATCGTCAGTTTGACCAGTTGACGGACGCCGCCGCCGCCGCGCTGGTCGCCAACGGGTTCAAAAAGGGAGACCGCGCCGTCGTTTACATGCCCAACAGCCCGCAATTCCTCATCGCCTATTTTGGCACGTTGAAGGCGGGGGGCATCGTCATTGCCACCAATCCGTTGTACACGGAGCGGGAACTGACGCATCAACTGGCGGACTGCGGTGCGGAGACGGTATTCGTCCTCAGCCGTTTCTATCCGCTGCTGAAACAGGTGCAGAAGGCGGGGCACACCCAGGTGAAGCGGATTATTGTCAGCAACATCAAGGAGTATTTGCCGGTCCATCTCAGACTCCTCTACACCCTGGCCAAAGAGAAAAAAGAAGGGGATCGCGTCGCTCTGGAACCGGGCGACATGACCCTGCCGGACTTTCTGGCCGCGGGCCGGCGCGCCCCCAAACCCACTGTCAAAGTCAACGCAAACGACATTGCCTTGCTGCAATACACCGGCGGCACAACCGGCCTTTCCAAAGGAGCCGTGGGCACGCATGGTAACGTGGTGGCCAACGTCTACATGGCCAAAGCGTGGATCAACAACCTGGTCAAGCCTGGCCAGGAAGTGACCTTGCTGGCGCTGCCCCTGTTCCATGTCTATGGCATGATCGGCGGGATGCACCTGACCATTGCTCTGGCGGGGGCCATGGTCCTTATCCCCAACCCGCGCGAGCAGGAAGACGTTCTCGGCAGTGTCCAGAAGTATCGCGCCACGCTGTTCCCCGGCGTGCCGGCAATGTACGTGGCGATCAACAATAATCCAGACGTGGCTGCCGGCAAATACGACATCAGTTCCATTCGCGTTTGCCTTTCCGGCGCCGCCCCGCTGCTGATGGACACCAAAGAGAAGTTCGAGCAGTTGACGGGCGCGACCTTAGTGGAAGCATTTGGCCTCTCGGAGGCGCTGGTCGCCACCCACGTAAACCCGCTGCAAGGAGACGTGCGCGCCGGTTCCATCGGCGTGCCCTTGCCCAACGTGGATGCCCGCATCGTCGATCCCGAAGATGGTGAGAAGGTGTTGGGTCCCAACGAGGTGGGCGAACTGGTGATCAAAAGCCCCAGCGTGATGCAGGGGTATTGGCAGATGCCCACGGAGACGGAAAACACACTGCGAGATGGCTGGTTGTTCACGGGCGACATTGCCCGCATGGATGACGATGGCTACTTCTACATTGAAGACCGCAAGAAGGACATGATTATTGCCGGCGGCTACAACATCTATCCACGCGAGGTGGAGGAGGTGTTGATGAATCATCCCGCCGTGAAGGAAGTGGCGGTTGCCGGCATTAAAGACCCCCGACGCGGCGAAACCGTGAAAGCCTGGATTGTCAAGAACGAGGGCGACGCCACCACTGAGCAGGAAATTGTTGAGTGGAGCAAAGGCCAGCTCGCCGCTTACAAATACCCGCGCATGGTGGAGTTCCGCGACGAACTGCCTAAGAGCGCGGCGCTCAAGGTCCTCAAGCGCGAACTCGTGCGCCAGCATCAAGAGAAAGTGACGGCGTGA
- a CDS encoding GAF domain-containing protein, with translation MKLNERLAYLGEILINLAASPIPSHQFQALADQAGTVIPCGFLAVCLLNPDERSYQVHTLLGDLGNLISPRSFALNEGIAGLTMRTGRTTLCDDISQHPHNCPDLEGNALRLNLRSMLVVPLRQGERVLGALYFAAQPPVVYDLDDLQIGTLLAAGLSTALESAHLYQSVADERSVLAAVLGSSKDAVIVVGAEGIVLLANPAMGEALRQETQAMIGHPAATVVTQPQLRELLVAPGEETTAEIELLDGRVAQASLIDVTTPLGEKVGRAAILRDITLLKELERMKSEFVQAVSHDLKNPISSIILATELLTKSGELNAQQQDLSRRILDTSYFMDALVSDLLDLGQIEARLGLKIAPLDLAGLARAVMADLYPRAMAKHIELTLEAADRVNVSGDSQRLRQVLMNLIENAIKYTPAGGAVTVTIETNGAVVVTQVRDNGIGIPATSQPHVFEKFYRVRSEATAGISGTGLGLAIARSIIDAHRGRIWLESSEGKGSTFAFSLPA, from the coding sequence ATGAAACTCAACGAACGACTCGCCTACCTGGGCGAGATACTCATTAACCTGGCCGCGTCGCCCATTCCCTCGCATCAGTTTCAGGCGTTGGCCGACCAGGCCGGCACGGTTATTCCTTGCGGCTTCCTGGCCGTCTGCTTGCTCAATCCTGACGAAAGAAGCTACCAGGTGCATACGCTTTTAGGCGACCTGGGGAACTTGATTTCCCCCCGCTCGTTTGCCCTGAACGAAGGGATCGCCGGCCTGACGATGCGCACGGGGCGCACCACGCTCTGCGACGATATCAGCCAACATCCACACAACTGCCCCGACCTGGAAGGGAACGCCTTGCGCCTGAATTTGCGTTCCATGCTGGTTGTGCCCCTGCGCCAGGGGGAGCGCGTGCTGGGGGCGCTCTATTTCGCGGCGCAACCTCCGGTTGTGTACGATCTGGATGATTTGCAGATTGGCACGTTGTTGGCGGCGGGCCTTTCCACGGCGCTGGAAAGCGCCCATCTGTACCAATCGGTGGCGGATGAACGCAGCGTGTTGGCGGCCGTGCTGGGGAGCAGCAAGGATGCCGTTATCGTCGTAGGCGCGGAGGGAATTGTCTTGCTGGCGAATCCGGCGATGGGGGAGGCGCTGCGACAGGAGACGCAAGCGATGATAGGCCACCCCGCCGCAACCGTGGTCACACAGCCACAGCTACGCGAGCTGCTGGTGGCGCCGGGTGAGGAGACAACGGCGGAGATCGAACTACTAGATGGGCGCGTGGCCCAGGCCAGCCTGATCGACGTAACGACCCCATTGGGCGAAAAGGTGGGGCGGGCGGCGATTTTGCGCGACATCACGTTGCTAAAAGAGTTGGAGCGGATGAAGAGCGAGTTTGTGCAGGCAGTGTCGCACGATCTAAAAAATCCCATTTCCAGCATCATTCTGGCGACCGAATTGCTGACGAAGTCGGGCGAGCTGAATGCGCAGCAGCAGGATTTGAGTCGGCGGATTCTGGATACGTCCTACTTCATGGATGCACTGGTGAGCGATTTGCTGGATTTGGGGCAGATTGAGGCGCGCCTGGGGTTGAAGATTGCGCCGCTGGACCTGGCGGGGTTGGCACGGGCGGTGATGGCCGATCTGTATCCGCGGGCGATGGCGAAACATATTGAGTTGACGCTGGAGGCGGCGGACAGGGTGAACGTGTCAGGGGATAGCCAACGGCTGCGGCAGGTGTTGATGAACTTGATTGAGAATGCGATCAAGTATACGCCGGCGGGCGGGGCGGTGACGGTGACGATTGAGACGAATGGGGCGGTGGTGGTGACGCAGGTGCGGGATAATGGGATTGGCATTCCGGCGACGAGCCAGCCACATGTGTTTGAGAAGTTTTATCGGGTGCGGAGTGAGGCAACTGCCGGCATCAGCGGCACGGGATTGGGGTTAGCCATCGCCAGAAGCATCATAGACGCGCACCGGGGACGCATCTGGCTGGAAAGTAGTGAAGGCAAAGGGAGTACCTTTGCCTTCAGTCTGCCGGCGTAA
- a CDS encoding redoxin domain-containing protein — MSESDFSLLPVGQPAPRFARPSVQGPVVELAAYRERRSVLLWFSRGFQCAFCRHHMHKFATHIDTLLVHNVELIQITSNLLASARLYLRDEPPPFPYVLESPKLIPREPVGLTMKKVRNCIVSLEER, encoded by the coding sequence ATGTCTGAGTCTGATTTCTCCCTTTTGCCGGTAGGACAGCCCGCGCCGCGGTTTGCGCGGCCTTCGGTGCAGGGACCGGTGGTGGAATTGGCGGCTTATCGGGAGCGGCGGTCGGTGCTGCTCTGGTTTTCGCGTGGCTTTCAGTGTGCGTTTTGCCGGCATCATATGCACAAATTCGCCACCCATATTGATACCCTCCTGGTCCATAACGTCGAACTGATCCAGATCACCTCCAACCTCCTCGCCAGCGCCCGCCTTTACCTCCGGGACGAGCCGCCCCCATTTCCATATGTATTGGAAAGTCCGAAGTTAATTCCGCGCGAACCCGTAGGACTGACGATGAAAAAAGTACGGAATTGCATCGTCAGTTTGGAGGAACGGTAA
- a CDS encoding ATP-dependent Clp protease ATP-binding subunit: MSTLNPNIPTPELARLMTSAAAQRQNYGVDLLTPQLLLHTFMSDRDAAAYRILQELAQKAGFKFDELVQRADVMARYTPGRDARFDFTDDFGKQVPLSEEMLVVLDEGLSIAQARDELKVNSGHALAAMTDVKVTTYGALQRLGITQPAVLALLDNVVQDSAPLITDFLEQAKQGEAEPLFSREKLLRDLLTLLALSQKRHVILVGAEGAGKRTLVYSLAQLLAEGKGPDNLRSVVQINEAALLENPLAALRAGLRRASGGILLVPGIERFFANRLRARFPEQVNRDLHKAILQGEQVIIGTATVAEYDLLTQEALVRERMHRLDVPPASREEAGQILLLRGPRLEEDYGLIMTADARDTAVSLADQYLKGGVLPSSAIQLLERACALVKMVTAEHMETLYEVPADGRVDSDDVKVAASLISKIPLNKLSEDESSRYANIVQHLGERIIGQEEAVMAISRAVKTARVGLRSPKRPIGSFLFLGPSGVGKSELAKALAEFMFGSEEAMLTLDMSEYQEEASVNRLIGAPPGYIGFEGGGQLTNFVRERPYTVVLFDEVEKAHQRVFDVLLQVMDEGRLTDNQGRIASFSEAVIIMTSNLGSEHLLVPVIGEREREQVMREVRHFFRPEFLNRLDDVIIFHQLNQVQLALILDLMLKKEFQLASQQGLQLNLTPAAKAWLLAQNDQPEFGARPLRRIIARHLREPLADFLLRGSGGKAAHVRVDANANGLTFDMQP; this comes from the coding sequence ATGAGTACACTTAATCCCAATATCCCCACGCCCGAACTGGCCCGCCTGATGACGAGCGCCGCCGCGCAGCGGCAAAACTACGGCGTTGACTTGCTCACGCCGCAGCTTTTGCTGCACACCTTCATGAGCGACCGCGACGCCGCCGCCTATCGCATCCTGCAAGAGCTGGCCCAGAAAGCCGGCTTCAAGTTTGACGAACTGGTGCAGCGCGCCGATGTCATGGCCCGCTACACGCCTGGCCGCGATGCCCGCTTCGATTTCACCGATGATTTTGGCAAGCAAGTGCCCCTTTCCGAAGAAATGCTCGTCGTGCTGGACGAGGGGCTGAGCATTGCCCAGGCGCGGGACGAGTTGAAGGTGAACAGCGGACACGCGCTGGCCGCCATGACGGACGTCAAGGTGACGACCTATGGCGCGCTGCAGCGGCTGGGCATCACGCAGCCGGCCGTGCTGGCTCTTTTGGATAACGTTGTGCAGGACAGCGCCCCGCTGATCACGGATTTTTTGGAGCAGGCAAAGCAGGGAGAAGCGGAGCCACTGTTCTCCCGCGAGAAGCTGCTACGCGACCTGTTGACGCTGTTGGCCCTTAGCCAGAAGCGGCACGTTATCCTCGTGGGCGCGGAAGGCGCGGGTAAGCGCACGTTGGTATACTCGCTGGCGCAACTGCTCGCCGAAGGCAAGGGGCCGGATAATTTGCGCTCGGTGGTGCAGATTAACGAGGCGGCGCTGTTGGAGAACCCGCTGGCGGCGCTGCGGGCGGGTTTGCGCCGGGCCAGCGGCGGCATCTTGCTCGTGCCGGGCATTGAGCGTTTCTTCGCCAATCGCCTGCGCGCCCGGTTTCCAGAGCAAGTCAACCGCGATTTGCACAAGGCAATTTTGCAGGGCGAACAGGTGATCATCGGTACGGCAACGGTGGCTGAGTATGATTTGCTGACGCAGGAGGCGCTGGTGCGGGAGCGTATGCACCGCCTGGATGTGCCGCCGGCGTCACGCGAAGAGGCGGGCCAGATTCTGTTGCTGCGTGGACCGCGCCTGGAGGAGGATTATGGGCTGATTATGACGGCGGATGCCCGTGACACCGCCGTATCCCTCGCCGACCAATACCTGAAAGGGGGCGTGCTCCCCTCTTCCGCCATTCAACTCCTCGAACGTGCCTGCGCCCTGGTCAAAATGGTCACCGCCGAACACATGGAAACCCTCTACGAAGTCCCCGCCGATGGTCGCGTAGACAGCGATGATGTGAAAGTGGCTGCCAGCCTCATCAGCAAAATCCCCCTCAACAAGCTGAGCGAAGACGAATCCAGCCGCTACGCCAACATCGTCCAGCACCTGGGCGAGCGCATCATCGGCCAGGAAGAAGCCGTCATGGCCATCAGCCGCGCCGTCAAAACCGCCCGCGTTGGCCTGCGTAGCCCCAAACGCCCCATCGGCTCCTTCCTCTTCCTCGGCCCCAGCGGCGTCGGCAAATCCGAACTGGCCAAAGCCCTGGCGGAATTCATGTTTGGCAGCGAAGAAGCCATGCTCACCCTGGACATGAGCGAATACCAGGAAGAGGCCAGCGTCAACCGCCTCATCGGCGCGCCCCCCGGTTACATCGGCTTCGAAGGCGGCGGCCAACTCACCAACTTCGTGCGCGAACGCCCCTACACAGTCGTCCTCTTTGACGAAGTGGAGAAGGCGCACCAGCGCGTCTTTGACGTGCTGCTGCAAGTGATGGACGAAGGCCGCCTCACCGACAATCAAGGCCGCATCGCCAGCTTCAGCGAAGCCGTGATCATCATGACCAGCAACCTCGGCTCCGAACACCTGCTCGTGCCCGTCATTGGCGAACGAGAACGGGAGCAGGTGATGCGGGAAGTGCGCCACTTCTTCCGCCCCGAATTCCTCAACCGCCTCGACGACGTGATCATCTTCCACCAGCTTAACCAGGTGCAGTTGGCCCTTATCCTTGATCTGATGCTAAAAAAGGAGTTTCAACTGGCGAGCCAGCAAGGGCTGCAACTCAATTTGACCCCCGCCGCGAAGGCGTGGTTGCTGGCCCAAAATGACCAGCCGGAATTCGGCGCGCGTCCGCTGCGGCGCATCATCGCCCGCCACTTGCGCGAACCGCTGGCCGACTTCCTTCTGCGCGGCAGCGGCGGCAAAGCCGCCCACGTGCGCGTAGACGCCAACGCCAATGGCCTCACGTTCGATATGCAACCCTGA